One region of Manduca sexta isolate Smith_Timp_Sample1 chromosome 25, JHU_Msex_v1.0, whole genome shotgun sequence genomic DNA includes:
- the LOC115446791 gene encoding odorant receptor 2a, translating to MEFHQIDCFAINMKFFKLLGICIRNYPFRFYNVYSIMLIFTFIIFYDLLCTINLLYLPVQLDLIIEELVFYFTELAAISKVLTFVFFRDKLAKILDALEDPMFQAANGREQKIIDGAKRFNKRYWKIVATVSLTSHATHILSPIVEHLFLSVPLQLPTCRYSFLSENTIQQFIYPLYLYQTLGMHCHLWFNANIDSFFLGLMILIIAQLQILDLRLRTVTDVKKNDDIGQANTSEARANYSLTQLNKCIVHFDEVGKFCGLVEDTFSMTLFMQFSMSSCILCVVLFRFTLPAPFEYYIFLGTYMCVMISFIFVPCWFGTRVMELSVLLCSSVYECDWTAMPKKFKSNLQLFVERAKRPLTITGGKMFMLSLTTFTSIMNSSYSFFTLLRNVQTHD from the exons ATGGAGTTTCATCAAATTGATTGCTTTGCgattaatatgaaatttttcaaattacTTGGTATTTGTATAAGAAATTACCCATTTCGTTTTTACAACGTTTATtcaataatgttaatatttactttcattaTCTTCTACGATTTATTATGCACGATAAATTTGTTATACTTGCCGGTGCAGTTGGACCTCATTATCGAGGAactagttttttatttcacggaGTTGGCCGCAATTTCTAAAGTGctaacatttgtattttttcgtGACAAACTTGCTAAAATTTTGGACGCTTTAGAAGATCCAATGTTTCAAGCGGCTAATGGGAgagaacaaaaaattatagatggAGCTAAAAGATTTAATAAGCGATATTGGAAAATTGTAGCAACAGTCTCGTTAACTTCACATGCAACGCATATTTTGTCTCCGATTGTAGAGCATCTGTTTCTATCAGTACCATTACAACTACCTACATGCCGTTATTCCTTTTTATCTGAAAATACAATTCAGCAATTTATTTatccattatatttatatcaaacacTTGGTATGCACTGTCATTTGTGGTTCAATGCCAACATTGATTCATTCTTTTTGGGATTGATGATACTGATAATAGCGCAGCTACAAATTCTTGATTTGAGATTAAGAACAGTAACTGATGTTAAGAAAAATGATGATATTGGACAAGCAAACACTTCGGAAGCTAGAGCCAATTATTCCCTAACACAGTTGAACAAATGTATTGTTCATTTCGATGAAGTAGGAAA gtTTTGCGGTCTAGTGGAAGATACTTTCAGCATGACACTATTTATGCAGTTCAGCATGTCatcgtgtattctttgtgttgTACTTTTTAGATTTACACtc CCGGCGCCATTCGAGTACTATATATTTCTTGGGACGTATATGTGTGTTATGATCAGTTTCATATTTGTGCCGTGCTGGTTTGGGACACGCGTTATGGAGCTG AGTGTGCTTTTGTGCTCGTCTGTATACGAATGTGATTGGACAGCAATGCCGAAAAAATTCAAGAGCAATTTACAACTTTTTGTTGAAAGGGCAAAAAGACCACTGACTATAACAGGTGGAAAGATGTTTATGCTTTCACTAACCACTTTTACATCT ATAATGAACTCatcatattctttttttacgtTGCTACGAAATGTACAGACTCATGACTAA